The Rhodothermales bacterium genomic sequence GCGGGCCATCTCTTTCTCGAGAGTGCTTCCGATCCCACTCCAATAGTCCTGCGGACCCTCGGGCCAAAAGGCTGACCCATCCACCGTGCCCCGATCACTCAGTACCACCGCCACTCGCCCATCTTGGGCGATCGATCTCTCCAGCCTCCTCTGAGCCCAATAGACCGATCGCAAAGCGCTTCGGCGGCCCGAATCGGTGAAGTGGAATGGGAACTCAGTCCCAAAGACAGAGGCCGCCGACCTGGGTAGGACCGCCACCTGTGAGCAGAATGAGCGCAATGCCAGACCCAGAACTTCCTTCCTCCCGGCTCCGGGGCTCCCTGTCACGACGACAAACTTCGGCTCACGCGACTCGAGTACACACTCGCAACGCTGCCTGCCCACCTGGAACAACTCCATCGAACCACCTCAGAATTGACGCAGGTCCTTCATCGCCCGCTCGTACTCATCGCGCGTGATCTCACCGCTCGCGAAACGCCTCTGCAAGATCTCTTGCGGCGACTCTCGCGGAGGCTCGGTCTTCTTCATCGCCCGCACCCCCAGGTAGATTCCTGCGCCCACGATCGCGAACACCGCGAACCAGAAGATCCACATCCCGCCAGCGTGCCACCATGAATCCCAGTGCTGCACTACTCACTCTCCTTTCAGAATGACGAATAGGAGACCGCGTTTGAGCCGGGGCCAAGTCGCCTCGGCGCCCGCGCCCCGGCTCCACGCCTCCCTCATCCCTCGTGGCGATGCTCCGACGGCTGTTCGGGAGATTCCTGCGCCTCTCCAGACGGCATCTTCTTCATCATCGGGCAATCGCCCATCGACTGCTTCATGCCTTCCATCATTCCGGTGCGCATGTGCTCCATCATCTGGGGCTGCATCTTCATCATCATCGCGTGCATGGCCTTGCGCTGGCTTACCAACTCGGCCACCACGGCCGCGACGGCATCGGTCTTCTTTCTGCTGCCAGCGGCATCCATCTCAGCCACGAGCGCATCCAGCTTTTCGTCCATTGCCTTCATCTTGGCGTGCATCTTCTGGTGCATCGCCATCATCCCCTCTTCCATCATGGCCTCTCCGCCCATGCCCGGATGGCCCATCGAAGGCTTCTCCTCGGACTCTCCAGCCACGATGCTCGTCGCTCCCATCAGAATGACGGCTACAACGGCTGCCGCGATGCTCAGTCTTGTGATGTTCTTCTGTCTCATGTGATTCCTCCTTGAATCGTTGTGAATTGCTCGAGTGCAATGCCTCCTTGCGCTGCACTCATCCGGCCGCTCCGGCCCACTTCCGAAAGAAGTAGTTGTGAAGCGGAACGAAAACCAGGGCTGCGTAAGCTCCCCACAGGAAGCTTTCGATGAGCCCGATGAAAAACGCTCCTACTGATAGCCACTGGAAGCCAGGTAGGACGATCTCGAGAAACTCGTGCATATGCAGGGACTGCGGTGTGACGAGCCCCCACAGGACGCAGAGTGCGAAGCTGATGGCCGCTGCCAAGCCTAGTGACCAGAACCAGATCTTGAGGTTAAACATGATTTGGAATCCTCCCCCGATTGCTTTGTTACAGAGGTTGTCGCTGCAGGCTCCACGTGACGCGGCGACTACTTCTTCTTGTTCTTCTTGCTCTTCTTGCTCTTCTTGCCTTTTCTCTTGGCCTTCTTTTTGGCTTTGGCCTTTTCAGCCTTCTTCTTGTCCTTGCCGCCCTTCCTCTTGCCCCTTCTCTTCTTGCCCTCATCACCGCCCTTGGGCGCTGCACTCTGCTGCCGGGAATCAGACGCCTGACCGCCGATTGCCTCACAGGCAGCAGCAAGGATTCTCTGGGCACTCGCCGGACCGAAGCCACGGATGCCTGCGATCGTGGCAACGTCCGTTTCAGCGAGGGTCTCCACGGATTCAATCTCGTGCGCATACAACGCCGCGGCTGCTCTTGGGCCTATCCCGCGGACCTTGGTGAGTTTCATTCGCATAACGACCTCCCTTGACATAACGCCTGCGCACTAAGCCTCTGGGCAGCGATGCAGACATCCCGTTTCATCATCGGCCAGAATCCGGCCGGTCTTCATCCTTGCCTCGACCATGATCGTGACCATGATCGTGGCCATGGCCCAGAACATGGACGCCGACGCAGACCAGAATGACCAGAACGAAAAACCAGTTTTCAGTGAGTATCTCCATCGTGATGCCTCCTTGCCTTCCAGATCTGCAGACGGATGAGTTGATTCGTCATTACACCTACTCGCTTCGAGCCTCTGCCTTCGCCTCTCGAGGAACGTTCCCGAGATATGGAAAGAAGGCCGGAGTGTTCTCGGCGTAACGGCCATACACCTCGCCGAGCGTCGCCCGCACCTCACGCTCCTCACGTCGCGCCAACGCCACGTACATCCAGACCAGCACCGGGAACATCACCAGGGTGAGAAGCGTTGGCCACTGGAACAGGAAGCCGAGCATGATCACGACAAACGCCGAGTACTGTGGGTGACGAACACTCGCGTACGGACCCTCGGTTGCCAAAGTGCCCTCCTGCTGTGCCTTGTGGAGCACCTTCCAGGCTCTCGCCAGCACAATGAAGCCACCGAGAATGAGGACGTTGCTCAACACGTGTATCGGGTTGAAATGAGAGTTCCCATTGAGCCCGAGCACCGTGCCCCAGAGGTGCCCGGACTCATGAGAGAAGACGTCGAGGCCGGGGAAGCGACTCTGCAGCCATCCGGAAAGGAGGTAGATCGTCAGCGGAAAGCCATACATCTCGGTGAATAGCGCCACGATGAACGCCGAAAAGGCCCCCAAAGACCGCCAATCACGCTTTGTCTTTGGTTTCGTGAAGCTGAAAGCAAAGACGATGAAGATGATCGAGTGGATGATCACCAGTGGCCAGTATCCGTAGTCGTAGCTGCCTTGCATTTCGATCCTCCCGGTGACGTCAGCGGTCACGAGTCGATGATCGTGACCGTGGTGTTTATGTGATTCGTCTCGTGATCGTCATGGAATCCGTAGAACTCGTAGTGGTACTCACCCACTGGGGCTGCCATCGAGTGAATTCCGTAGTCACCAGCGAGGTCCTCGAAGCTGTAGAGGCCATCACCGGCGACCAGGTCGCCCTGCATCCCGTCGTCGTAGAGCCGAAGCCTCCCCGTGTCTCGAGGCAGTCCAGAGCCTTGCGGTCGCCCATATTCGAGCCACATTTCTACGGGGGCAGTCGGTAGCCCAAACGTTGCGATCTGAGCCTCAAATCGCGTGCTCACACCGGTACTCTCCCCCCGAGAGAGGGTCTGCCCGTTCACGGACTGGTCGTTGACCACAATGCTTGCACTCGTCATCATCAGGTCGGGTTTGGTGGCCGCTGTCGGGCTCGGGTTGTCGCTACTGCAGCCGGCTGCCAGCAAGAAAAGCAGACCTCCGACGAAGGCGGAGGCCTTTCGTAGCGTCTTCGATTTCACATTGATCTCTACTCGGTTCATGACTTGATATCTCCTGTTCTTGTTTCTGTTGTTCAGTCTTGCGTCCACTCGCCCACTAGTCGGCGATGATCTCTCCGCACGTGGGCATGGCCTGCCCCATGTATGGGTTGCTTATCTCGCCGTGTGGCTGTACCCAGGCTTTCTTGGCCATCGGGCAGAAGACGACCATCGAGCCCTCTGTACCGGCCAACTTGCGGTAGCGGCCCATCGGTTTACTGAGCTCGAACAGGGCTTCGCGCGCCGACTCGAGATCTTCACTCCCAGCGAGACGGGCTGCTGCCGAAGAGATCTCTGGGAGGAGCTCCTCACATTCGGCAGATTTCTCCGCTGAGACACCAGCTTCGCGAGCGTTGAATGCCTTTGCGAGTTTGTGCATCCGATGCTCGATGGCGCTGGCGTGCTCGGCCACATCGGCCATGCTGTCCTTCACCAGAGACAGGCGAACAGCTTCGTAGTGCCCCAGGACCTCCTGGAACGCATTCGTCTCATCCGCTCCGCTGGCGGCGAGCATTCCCCCAACCAGTGGCAGCAGCAGCAACAGCACGATGCTTGTACTTGCAATTTTGATCTTCATGGTTTTCCTCCTCGGTTCTCCAGAGCCCGGGTGTCCTTGTCCCCGGTCCGGACTTTGATTGCTTGCTCGACAGGGGTTACGAACACGATTCCGTCGCCTTTCACCCCGGTGTGCGCGGCCTTGACGAGAGCTTCGACAAGACACTCGACATCCGGTGCACAACAGACGACCTCGACCTTTGAGACCTCGAGCATCTTGTGGTACTTGCTCGGCGCGAAGGTGAAGAGCAGCGGCTCGTAGCCGTACCCCACACCGTGAACCCTAGAGATGGTGATCCCGGGGGCGCCCGCTGCCTCGAGAGCGCGAACAACCTCATCCACTCGAGTCGTCCGAACGAATGCTTTGATCAGTTTCATTGGTTACTCCTTTAGGCCTCTGCGGGCTCGGGCTGCGATTCGT encodes the following:
- a CDS encoding SHOCT domain-containing protein — protein: MWIFWFAVFAIVGAGIYLGVRAMKKTEPPRESPQEILQRRFASGEITRDEYERAMKDLRQF
- a CDS encoding helix-hairpin-helix domain-containing protein, with amino-acid sequence MKLTKVRGIGPRAAAALYAHEIESVETLAETDVATIAGIRGFGPASAQRILAAACEAIGGQASDSRQQSAAPKGGDEGKKRRGKRKGGKDKKKAEKAKAKKKAKRKGKKSKKSKKNKKK
- a CDS encoding DUF2933 domain-containing protein, giving the protein MEILTENWFFVLVILVCVGVHVLGHGHDHGHDHGRGKDEDRPDSGR
- a CDS encoding isoprenylcysteine carboxylmethyltransferase family protein, translated to MQGSYDYGYWPLVIIHSIIFIVFAFSFTKPKTKRDWRSLGAFSAFIVALFTEMYGFPLTIYLLSGWLQSRFPGLDVFSHESGHLWGTVLGLNGNSHFNPIHVLSNVLILGGFIVLARAWKVLHKAQQEGTLATEGPYASVRHPQYSAFVVIMLGFLFQWPTLLTLVMFPVLVWMYVALARREEREVRATLGEVYGRYAENTPAFFPYLGNVPREAKAEARSE
- a CDS encoding DUF3347 domain-containing protein, with translation MKIKIASTSIVLLLLLPLVGGMLAASGADETNAFQEVLGHYEAVRLSLVKDSMADVAEHASAIEHRMHKLAKAFNAREAGVSAEKSAECEELLPEISSAAARLAGSEDLESAREALFELSKPMGRYRKLAGTEGSMVVFCPMAKKAWVQPHGEISNPYMGQAMPTCGEIIAD
- a CDS encoding P-II family nitrogen regulator, whose protein sequence is MKLIKAFVRTTRVDEVVRALEAAGAPGITISRVHGVGYGYEPLLFTFAPSKYHKMLEVSKVEVVCCAPDVECLVEALVKAAHTGVKGDGIVFVTPVEQAIKVRTGDKDTRALENRGGKP